A region from the Pectinophora gossypiella chromosome 29, ilPecGoss1.1, whole genome shotgun sequence genome encodes:
- the LOC126379632 gene encoding ribonuclease H2 subunit C, giving the protein MSIQVENKLKNCEDKSVFEQEAHFMPCKIEEDGPAEVRKYFKPYIKEDGSEGLTSTFRGHPLDGTELSLPAGYRAVLVTEAKRPLAEQADRRFQVAGGFKQFTHWNWDKKPSKNDDVVKALDWADLAEAIHGD; this is encoded by the exons ATGTCTATACAAGtggaaaacaaacttaaaaattgtGAGGATAAAAGTGTTTTTGAACAAGAAGCTCATTTCATGCCTTGTAAAATTGAAGAAGATGGACCAGCGGAAGTAAGAAAGTACTTTAAGCCCTACATTAAGGAAGATGGAAGTGAAG GATTAACCAGCACATTTCGAGGGCACCCTCTTGATGGCACGGAGTTGAGTTTACCTGCTGGCTACAGAGCTGTGTTGGTGACCGAAGCGAAGAGACCACTGGCTGAACAAGCTGATAGAAGATTCCAG GTTGCTGGCGGTTTCAAACAATTCACTCATTGGAATTGGGATAAGAAACCTTCCAAAAATGATGACGTTGTAAAGGCTTTGGATTGGGCAGACTTAGCTGAAGCT ATTCACGGAGACTAA